ttcgttcgttcgtGCTTCGTCGATTTCGTCCGTCCTGCGCAGTGTttcacttcttccaatTTGCCATCCACCTTCAGTGCATTGCACAGATCAGCTATATATACTCTGTCAAGAGGATTATTTAGAAGATACCCAACCAAGCAGGAGACGAATTCCAGTCATGTCGAGCTACGATCCCCTCCCAGACGAGGTCATCACCCCTGAGCAGTTCAGGCAGTCTATGAAGCTTGTTCGGCTGCAGATTGCTGTACCAATCTCCGGTACGTGGTATTCCATTACCTTCAGCTGTAAAAGTGGTATGTAAAGGTCGTCTGAAAGGCTGATGAGAACCTGATAGTGCTGGTGGCGATGGGAACTAATTTGGTCTGCGCTCTCGCCCTCAAGCCAGGATTGAGTAAGTTCTTTCTTTCATGGTCGTCTTTGGTTCAGCACTGTCCGAAATCCTTGTTTTCTACAGGACACGAATCAGACTAAGCTGACAAACATGCAGGTGGTATCAGTAATCTTTTTCCGACACTCTTAACACCCAATTCAATCATGATCGAACTTTACTGGGCTGCTTTGTTCGGATTACAAAGTAAGAAAGGGgaatgacgaagaagaagaacgtAATGCTGATAATTTCCTTTGGCGAATAGTTGGGTTCTGTCTAGTGTTGCTACTGGCACGAAAGGAAGCTACGAAGGTGAGTGTTTGCCACGTCTGATAGCGGTAAGAGTTGATCGCCTTCATGATTTGTAGGAGATGCTCGTGCACGGGGTCGGATTGAGGTTTGCGGTTGCCAATTGGCTTCAAGCAGCTTGGGCGGTATTCTTTGTGGGTAGAAGCTCTGCGAGATTATGGTTTGAAGTACTTGAATTGACTTGCCTGCGAACAGACCcttcaattcttcatcggTGCCGAAGTAGTTCTCTTGATCAATGCCCTCAACGTGTAAGTTTTAGTCGTTAGCCGTTCCACCACCGCTGCTGATGATCTCTTTGCCAGACTCTCAATCCACATGACCCTTCTCTACTACCCTCCCACTCTTAAGCGACCAATGGATGCCATATTTATCCACGCCCCTATGACAATGTTCCTAGCtatcctctttcaactTGATTG
This window of the Cryptococcus neoformans var. neoformans B-3501A chromosome 2, whole genome shotgun sequence genome carries:
- a CDS encoding hypothetical protein (Match to ESTs gb|CF188929.1|CF188929, gb|CF192561.1|CF192561, gb|CF188928.1|CF188928) — encoded protein: MSSYDPLPDEVITPEQFRQSMKLVRLQIAVPISVLVAMGTNLVCALALKPGLSGISNLFPTLLTPNSIMIELYWAALFGLQIGFCLVLLLARKEATKMLVHGVGLRFAVANWLQAAWAVFFTLQFFIGAEVVLLINALNVLSIHMTLLYYPPTLKRPMDAIFIHAPMTMFLAILFQLDWLHSGFIAVGWIIKDESKWGKYTWQAVACVAGVNIVSALWAGARRLYLLTIASMYLLFSLLFSSPRTNPTLPTTALPKPPPLLITIIACLVLHPITLIVGVAWKRSLERQGRIRLEEDVERAEEGREREERVRA